The Carnobacterium sp. 17-4 genome has a window encoding:
- a CDS encoding PTS sugar transporter subunit IIA, which translates to MFSEELIYLNESYHSQNDLFNRISKDLFEKGYVHDSYQEALKQREIKYPTGLQTEVCGIAIPHTEAMHIKKQAIAVVKLDETILFKEMVGDADVSIKLLFFLLVKEKESQVQVLSNLMSLFSNNQFINDLLQSESKIQILETINNEIKE; encoded by the coding sequence ATGTTTTCAGAAGAATTGATATATCTAAATGAGAGTTATCATTCACAAAATGATCTGTTTAATCGAATTTCAAAAGATCTTTTTGAAAAGGGCTATGTTCATGATAGTTATCAAGAAGCACTGAAGCAAAGAGAAATAAAATACCCAACGGGATTACAAACAGAAGTATGTGGTATCGCAATACCACATACAGAAGCGATGCACATCAAAAAACAAGCTATTGCAGTGGTTAAATTAGATGAGACCATTCTGTTTAAAGAAATGGTCGGCGATGCCGATGTTTCGATTAAATTACTTTTTTTCCTATTAGTGAAGGAAAAAGAAAGCCAAGTTCAAGTGTTAAGTAATTTAATGAGTTTATTTTCAAACAATCAATTTATAAATGATTTATTGCAGTCTGAAAGTAAAATACAAATATTAGAAACTATAAATAATGAAATAAAGGAGTAA
- a CDS encoding PTS sugar transporter subunit IIB, with protein MKKIIVACGAGIATSTVALRKLKDGLEARGKADSVKFTQTSLAELPSTVSGHDLIVTTAQGGNGYGVPVISGLGLITGIGIDKIIDDVIKTLDL; from the coding sequence ATGAAAAAAATAATTGTAGCGTGTGGAGCAGGTATTGCCACTAGTACGGTAGCTTTGAGAAAATTAAAAGATGGTTTAGAAGCTAGAGGGAAAGCAGATTCTGTAAAATTTACACAAACTTCATTAGCTGAATTACCTTCAACTGTAAGCGGACATGATTTAATCGTAACGACAGCCCAAGGCGGAAATGGATATGGTGTGCCCGTTATTTCTGGCTTGGGCTTAATTACAGGAATAGGTATAGATAAAATAATTGATGACGTAATAAAAACGTTAGATTTGTAG
- a CDS encoding BglG family transcription antiterminator — protein sequence MVNFSDRQKKILSLLLKSDEYIKSDYIAGELAISKKTVQREINTINMLLTKLKANKIESLRGRGYAIPHESKKAIQFVFKDYEDKDALIPNMQQSRIEWIIRKFAVLSMEEKGYTLENFADELFVSLTTLKKDMNSVKDVLQRYNIQLSKISNKGLKLKGEEKNIRQLIVDYLVLEQSELHLDKIFSISSTDKVSVEEVVIRNIRKHRIPITDIGFRNLIIHVEIAISRLRLDNGSIDQKPNMIEEESDEYRCAKSISKEIETKINLHIPENEIVNIYLHLLGQKRMLIREDTLSKRIKTPESELLERVLVEINEMYQLDFRQDDILKNGLLLHLESALHRIRLNMPINNELIEEIKNNYPFPMQLAKLLSSSLEKTFNIKIDVNEVGFLTLHFCGALERANSIQTNKEIRAVVVCTTGLGTSVLLKAKLQSKLNSNIKVVGVYAMYQLDDIEFTNVDIIISTVPLPKKYLIPDVVITPIVSDDDIKKIQEFITYGSTEFSISSLFYEELFFSELNYATKNECLSVMAEKIYDLGFIDEKCKESIFARENMATTEIGNGVCVPHNMDGKVFRSSICFGIIKDPILWEFGKVQLIVMIIVDKKAIREYKELFLEIYEKVDYQYKVDEFIKQKNFIYLKKLFN from the coding sequence ATAAGATCGAGTCTTTAAGAGGAAGAGGCTATGCCATTCCTCATGAGTCAAAAAAAGCTATCCAGTTTGTTTTTAAAGACTATGAAGATAAAGACGCTTTGATTCCAAATATGCAACAGTCTCGAATTGAATGGATAATCAGAAAATTTGCTGTTTTGAGTATGGAAGAAAAAGGGTATACTCTAGAAAATTTTGCGGATGAATTATTTGTAAGTTTAACAACTTTGAAAAAGGATATGAATAGTGTAAAGGATGTTCTCCAAAGATATAACATCCAGCTATCCAAAATTTCAAATAAAGGATTGAAATTAAAAGGGGAAGAAAAGAACATTCGCCAATTGATTGTAGATTATTTAGTTCTTGAACAAAGTGAATTGCATTTAGACAAGATATTCAGCATATCATCTACAGATAAAGTTTCTGTCGAAGAAGTTGTAATCCGGAACATTAGGAAACATCGTATTCCGATAACGGATATAGGCTTTAGGAATCTAATTATACATGTCGAAATCGCCATTTCTAGGCTCAGATTAGATAATGGAAGTATTGATCAAAAGCCAAATATGATTGAGGAAGAATCTGACGAATACCGTTGTGCAAAGTCAATTTCTAAAGAAATAGAAACCAAAATTAATTTGCATATCCCTGAAAATGAAATAGTTAATATTTATTTGCATCTTTTGGGTCAAAAAAGAATGTTGATACGTGAGGATACACTAAGCAAGAGGATAAAGACTCCTGAAAGTGAACTATTAGAAAGGGTCCTGGTTGAAATCAATGAAATGTATCAATTAGATTTTAGACAGGATGACATCTTGAAAAATGGATTACTTTTGCATTTAGAAAGTGCATTGCATAGAATTCGACTAAATATGCCAATCAATAATGAATTAATTGAAGAAATAAAAAATAATTATCCATTTCCGATGCAATTAGCAAAACTTTTATCCAGCTCACTAGAAAAAACATTTAATATAAAAATTGATGTTAATGAAGTCGGTTTTTTAACTTTACATTTCTGCGGTGCTCTAGAAAGGGCAAATTCAATTCAAACAAATAAAGAAATACGGGCTGTAGTTGTTTGTACAACCGGATTAGGCACTTCTGTTTTGTTAAAAGCTAAACTTCAGTCAAAGCTTAATTCAAATATAAAAGTTGTCGGTGTGTATGCAATGTATCAATTAGATGATATAGAGTTTACAAATGTTGATATTATTATATCTACTGTGCCTTTGCCAAAAAAATATCTAATTCCAGACGTAGTTATTACACCAATTGTTAGTGATGATGATATTAAAAAAATTCAGGAATTTATAACTTATGGTTCTACTGAGTTTTCTATCTCTAGCTTATTTTATGAAGAACTATTTTTTTCGGAATTAAATTATGCGACAAAAAATGAGTGTTTATCTGTAATGGCTGAGAAAATTTATGACCTTGGTTTTATAGATGAAAAATGCAAAGAATCAATTTTTGCTAGAGAAAATATGGCGACTACTGAAATTGGCAATGGAGTATGTGTGCCGCATAATATGGATGGAAAAGTTTTTCGTTCTTCTATCTGTTTTGGAATTATAAAAGATCCAATATTATGGGAGTTCGGGAAAGTTCAATTGATTGTTATGATTATCGTGGATAAAAAGGCGATAAGAGAATACAAGGAATTATTTTTAGAAATATATGAAAAAGTTGATTATCAATATAAAGTTGATGAATTTATAAAACAAAAAAATTTCATTTACTTGAAAAAATTATTTAATTAG